From Bacillus sp. 2205SS5-2, a single genomic window includes:
- the dnaI gene encoding primosomal protein DnaI, with product MEPINKTLKKLASSPKFQQTYNQMKDEILADDDVQRFLKEHSARISPPTVEKGLMKLYEYTSQEKQCQGCPSLEDCENMMPGFEPELFMRGEVIDINYRACPRKIVHDERSKMEKLIQSIYVPKDILHATFSSIDLDTPTRLRAAKAAKDFVESYSSQKNGKGLYFYGKFGVGKSYLLGAIANELAEKQISSLIVYIPEFFREMKQSLQDQSVNEKLKKIKSAPILMLDDIGAESMSSWARDDILGTILQYRMLENLPTFFSSNFDFEGLKHHLTYSQRGEEEKMKAARIMERIKYLATPVNLDGPNRREL from the coding sequence ATGGAACCGATTAATAAGACTTTAAAAAAATTAGCTTCTTCTCCCAAATTTCAACAAACATACAATCAGATGAAAGATGAAATTTTGGCAGATGACGATGTTCAACGTTTTCTGAAAGAGCACTCAGCAAGAATTTCACCCCCAACAGTTGAGAAGGGGTTAATGAAACTTTATGAGTACACCTCTCAAGAAAAACAATGTCAAGGATGTCCGAGCTTAGAGGACTGTGAAAATATGATGCCAGGATTCGAACCAGAGCTATTTATGCGAGGAGAAGTTATCGACATAAATTACCGAGCATGCCCAAGGAAAATAGTGCATGATGAGCGAAGTAAGATGGAAAAGCTTATACAAAGCATTTATGTTCCTAAAGATATATTACATGCCACTTTTTCAAGTATTGATTTGGATACTCCTACTCGGTTAAGAGCGGCAAAAGCAGCTAAGGATTTTGTCGAATCCTATTCTTCTCAAAAGAATGGCAAGGGTCTATATTTTTACGGAAAATTCGGAGTAGGGAAATCGTATTTACTTGGAGCTATTGCTAATGAGCTTGCAGAAAAGCAAATATCTTCGTTAATTGTCTACATACCTGAGTTCTTTCGTGAAATGAAACAGTCGTTACAAGATCAAAGCGTAAATGAAAAGCTAAAGAAGATTAAGTCAGCTCCAATACTGATGCTCGATGACATCGGGGCAGAATCGATGTCTAGTTGGGCTCGTGACGATATATTAGGAACGATTCTTCAATACCGGATGCTTGAAAATTTACCAACATTCTTTTCATCAAATTTCGATTTTGAGGGTCTTAAACATCACTTAACATATTCTCAAAGAGGAGAAGAAGAAAAAATGAAAGCCGCTCGAATTATGGAACGAATTAAATATTTGGCGACACCAGTTAATTTAGATGGACCAAATCGTCGTGAGTTATAG
- a CDS encoding putative sporulation protein YtxC, with amino-acid sequence MLEILFKLESDGKALQKCLQGQGISSEIHTTLFQNQTHFLVTFQLEERAKEALKTFILDVKRKDWSSFFLTDSFYFHDENEHEQILQIVLEMFSGERVELVSLLNEWDEDTFIYQAIDLLLTGREPVSFDTFVKFRLKRYQNRLLQYIELAIDEYKMEQDYQMFIHTLRDYISTKKEELHHIHLYLYNHESFFYNEAFREMKREELLSKMDKRLLVNHPLYIDSVTIAPLLSLAPKKIYLYFNQEENGLVRTIQKIFEERVVILPSSELLSNFEGNGKGVVNE; translated from the coding sequence ATGTTAGAAATTCTCTTCAAACTAGAAAGCGATGGAAAAGCGCTTCAGAAATGCTTACAAGGCCAAGGTATATCTTCTGAGATACATACAACACTCTTTCAAAATCAAACACATTTTTTAGTGACTTTTCAATTGGAGGAAAGGGCAAAAGAAGCGTTGAAAACATTTATACTAGATGTAAAACGAAAAGATTGGTCTTCTTTCTTTTTGACCGATTCTTTTTATTTTCATGATGAAAATGAGCATGAACAAATTCTTCAAATTGTTTTAGAAATGTTTAGCGGAGAAAGAGTAGAACTTGTATCACTTTTAAACGAATGGGATGAGGACACCTTTATTTATCAAGCGATAGACCTGCTCTTAACAGGGAGAGAACCGGTATCATTTGATACTTTTGTAAAATTTCGACTTAAGCGCTATCAAAATCGTCTGCTTCAATATATTGAACTTGCGATAGATGAATACAAAATGGAGCAGGATTATCAAATGTTCATTCATACACTTCGAGACTACATTTCAACGAAAAAAGAAGAGCTTCATCATATTCATTTATATCTATATAACCACGAATCATTTTTCTATAATGAGGCTTTTAGGGAAATGAAAAGAGAAGAACTTCTTTCTAAGATGGATAAAAGGCTCTTGGTCAACCATCCTCTTTATATTGATTCCGTGACCATTGCTCCTCTTTTATCATTGGCTCCGAAAAAAATTTATCTCTATTTTAATCAAGAAGAGAATGGACTTGTGCGTACCATCCAAAAAATTTTTGAGGAAAGGGTTGTTATTCTTCCCTCTTCTGAGTTGCTTTCGAATTTTGAGGGGAACGGAAAAGGCGTTGTGAATGAGTAA